The proteins below come from a single Triticum aestivum cultivar Chinese Spring chromosome 5D, IWGSC CS RefSeq v2.1, whole genome shotgun sequence genomic window:
- the LOC123124500 gene encoding uncharacterized protein isoform X1: MAAVRCAARRLSASLLQRTQAAVAEGRRHLPSRFTGSRQLSSECEREIEEKRVELRNLVSKTMQKKMELQDALAKAGKNPNAIGEYEMHVLEHLSQQKIFPEPHDTPLYRSWKQFATRARSVLDIVVMTTGSVMLTACLVSIITDKEVKAHTVNKEIQ; the protein is encoded by the exons atggcggcaGTTCGGTGCGCGGCGAGGAGGCTCAGTGCGTCCCTGCTCCAACGAACGCAGGCGGCGGTCGCGGAGGGACGCCGGCACCTGCCAAGCAGGTTCACTGGGTCCCGCCAGCTCTCCAGCGAG TGTGAGCGCGAGATTGAGGAGAAGAGGGTGGAGCTGCGTAACTTGGTATCTAAAACGATGCAGAAGAAAATGGAGCTGCAGGATGCGTTAGCAAAAGCGGGGAAAAATCCTAATGCTATTGGTGAGTATGAAATGCATGTACTCGAGCATCTTTCTCAACAGAAAATCTTTCCAGAACCACATGACACCCCCTTATACAG GAGCTGGAAGCAGTTTGCTACGAGGGCTAGGAGTGTGCTGGATATAGTTGTCATGACGACAGGCTCCGTCATGCTTACGGCTTGTCTGGTCAGTATCATCACAGACAAGGAGGTAAAAGCCCATACTGTTAACAAGGAAATCCAGTAG
- the LOC123124500 gene encoding uncharacterized protein isoform X2 yields MAAVRCAARRLSASLLQRTQAAVAEGRRHLPSRFTGSRQLSSECEREIEEKRVELRNLVSKTMQKKMELQDALAKAGKNPNAIGEYEMHVLEHLSQQKIFPEPHDTPLYRSWKQFATRARSVLDIVVMTTGSVMLTACLVSIITDKEVQ; encoded by the exons atggcggcaGTTCGGTGCGCGGCGAGGAGGCTCAGTGCGTCCCTGCTCCAACGAACGCAGGCGGCGGTCGCGGAGGGACGCCGGCACCTGCCAAGCAGGTTCACTGGGTCCCGCCAGCTCTCCAGCGAG TGTGAGCGCGAGATTGAGGAGAAGAGGGTGGAGCTGCGTAACTTGGTATCTAAAACGATGCAGAAGAAAATGGAGCTGCAGGATGCGTTAGCAAAAGCGGGGAAAAATCCTAATGCTATTGGTGAGTATGAAATGCATGTACTCGAGCATCTTTCTCAACAGAAAATCTTTCCAGAACCACATGACACCCCCTTATACAG GAGCTGGAAGCAGTTTGCTACGAGGGCTAGGAGTGTGCTGGATATAGTTGTCATGACGACAGGCTCCGTCATGCTTACGGCTTGTCTGGTCAGTATCATCACAGACAAGGAG GTACAGTGA